One genomic segment of Apostichopus japonicus isolate 1M-3 chromosome 23, ASM3797524v1, whole genome shotgun sequence includes these proteins:
- the LOC139964823 gene encoding uncharacterized protein isoform X2: protein MDPLYHIVEFTDSKEIAIINEKWMVSEGTCLWPPFKSSASLAKALKTTTEPETSWKAFKIRKLYATNSYDKAVSKLRQAEDESDLQTGDEEVTIGRKRKPNQRYMVESSSDEEFPASPKRPRPPSFPSTSTPVTPLALSPAPPRSPTPPCFPNQTLDNSAASSFHCPDFEKRVISMLTEIKAEVQHNKLLLKTLTEANVLPESEEDDWLNEFPLKSLEGITSLEEKLKNDTGSRKKLVQKLSMIGGTNLDSSVRRILSFLMSSALATKFNWLGRGSAEKKAFSTLLLKDLIFRAISRNPLTKTATQSQVEAVIKLWLKHAADRTGARKDRQAQQPDCQLD from the exons ATGGACCCATTGTATCACATTGTGGAGTTTACGGACTCTAAGGAGATAGCCATCATCAATGAGAAATGGATGGTTTCTGAGGGTACTTGTTTGTGGCCCCCCTTCAAATCTTCAGCAAGTTTGGCAAAGGCTCTGAAGACTACCACAGAGCCCGAGACAAGTTGGAAGGcttttaaaataagaaaactaTATGCAACAA ATTCATATGACAAGGCAGTTTCCAAACTAAGGCAGGCTGAAGATGAGTCAGACCTGCAGACAGGAGATGAGGAAGTAACCATAGGAAGAAAACGAAA ACCTAATCAACGTTATATGGTTGAAAGCTCGAGTGATGAGGAGTTTCCTGCCTCACCAAAGCGACCCAGACCACCATCATTTCCATCAACTTCAACACCTGTAACTCCGCTTGCTCTATCTCCTGCCCCACCGCGCTCTCCAACCCCACCTTGCTTCCCCAACCAAACTTTGGACAATAGTGCAGCCTCTTCTTTCCATTGCCCTG ATTTTGAAAAAAGGGTAATCTCGATGCTGACTGAGATTAAGGCGGAGGTTCAGCACAACAAGTTGCTGCTAAAAACACTGACTGAGGCAAACGTCCTACCAGAGAGTGAAGAAGACGATTGGCTAAATGAATTTCCTCTAAAGTCCCTTGAAGGTATAACTTCTTTGGaggaaaaacttaaaaatgacACAGGATCAAGGAAAAAACTG GTCCAGAAGCTGTCTATGATAGGTGGGACCAACTTGGATAGTAGTGTGAGAAGGATTTTATCATTCCTAATGAGCAGTGCCTTGGCCACAAAATTCAACTGGTTAGGCAGGGGGAGTGCCGAAAAGAAAGCCTTTTCTACCCTTCTTCTGAAAGATTTGATTTTTA GGGCCATCTCAAGAAACCCTTTGACAAAAACAGCAACCCAGTCACAGGTGGAAGCAGTCATTAAATTATGGCTAAAACATGCTGCAGACCGGACTGGTGCCCGCAAGGACAGGCAGGCACAACAGCCAGATTGTCAGCTTGATTAA
- the LOC139964823 gene encoding uncharacterized protein isoform X1, giving the protein MPLLSMDPLYHIVEFTDSKEIAIINEKWMVSEGTCLWPPFKSSASLAKALKTTTEPETSWKAFKIRKLYATNSYDKAVSKLRQAEDESDLQTGDEEVTIGRKRKPNQRYMVESSSDEEFPASPKRPRPPSFPSTSTPVTPLALSPAPPRSPTPPCFPNQTLDNSAASSFHCPDFEKRVISMLTEIKAEVQHNKLLLKTLTEANVLPESEEDDWLNEFPLKSLEGITSLEEKLKNDTGSRKKLVQKLSMIGGTNLDSSVRRILSFLMSSALATKFNWLGRGSAEKKAFSTLLLKDLIFRAISRNPLTKTATQSQVEAVIKLWLKHAADRTGARKDRQAQQPDCQLD; this is encoded by the exons CATGGACCCATTGTATCACATTGTGGAGTTTACGGACTCTAAGGAGATAGCCATCATCAATGAGAAATGGATGGTTTCTGAGGGTACTTGTTTGTGGCCCCCCTTCAAATCTTCAGCAAGTTTGGCAAAGGCTCTGAAGACTACCACAGAGCCCGAGACAAGTTGGAAGGcttttaaaataagaaaactaTATGCAACAA ATTCATATGACAAGGCAGTTTCCAAACTAAGGCAGGCTGAAGATGAGTCAGACCTGCAGACAGGAGATGAGGAAGTAACCATAGGAAGAAAACGAAA ACCTAATCAACGTTATATGGTTGAAAGCTCGAGTGATGAGGAGTTTCCTGCCTCACCAAAGCGACCCAGACCACCATCATTTCCATCAACTTCAACACCTGTAACTCCGCTTGCTCTATCTCCTGCCCCACCGCGCTCTCCAACCCCACCTTGCTTCCCCAACCAAACTTTGGACAATAGTGCAGCCTCTTCTTTCCATTGCCCTG ATTTTGAAAAAAGGGTAATCTCGATGCTGACTGAGATTAAGGCGGAGGTTCAGCACAACAAGTTGCTGCTAAAAACACTGACTGAGGCAAACGTCCTACCAGAGAGTGAAGAAGACGATTGGCTAAATGAATTTCCTCTAAAGTCCCTTGAAGGTATAACTTCTTTGGaggaaaaacttaaaaatgacACAGGATCAAGGAAAAAACTG GTCCAGAAGCTGTCTATGATAGGTGGGACCAACTTGGATAGTAGTGTGAGAAGGATTTTATCATTCCTAATGAGCAGTGCCTTGGCCACAAAATTCAACTGGTTAGGCAGGGGGAGTGCCGAAAAGAAAGCCTTTTCTACCCTTCTTCTGAAAGATTTGATTTTTA GGGCCATCTCAAGAAACCCTTTGACAAAAACAGCAACCCAGTCACAGGTGGAAGCAGTCATTAAATTATGGCTAAAACATGCTGCAGACCGGACTGGTGCCCGCAAGGACAGGCAGGCACAACAGCCAGATTGTCAGCTTGATTAA